A single Notoacmeibacter ruber DNA region contains:
- the hisD gene encoding histidinol dehydrogenase, with protein MAITHSTASTDFEDRFAALLAMKRETSSDVDQAVAEIISAVRKDGDRALADYTRRFDHFDVGKAGGLAFTAQQIEDAFQRVDQKTLDALTLARDRIRSHHERQLPKNDRYTDALGVELGSRWTAVEAVGLYVPGGTASYPSSVLMNALPAAVAGVERIAMVVPTPDGKVNPLVLVAAKLAGVREIYRVGGAQAVAALAYGTETISPVAKIVGPGNAYVAAAKRRVFGTVGIDMIAGPSEVLVLADANNNPDWIAADLLAQAEHDEAAQSILVTNDEAFGDAVRAAVERQLQTLPRGEIARASWNDFGAIITVSDFDEALPLVDRIAAEHLELAFEGAESYVERVRNAGAIFIGSYTPEVIGDYVGGSNHVLPTARSARFSSGLGVLDYMKRTSLLKCGPEQLRALGPSAVALAEAEGLGAHARSVSIRLNPGDADG; from the coding sequence ATGGCCATCACACACTCGACCGCTTCCACCGACTTCGAGGACCGTTTTGCAGCGCTTCTGGCGATGAAGCGTGAAACATCGTCGGATGTGGATCAGGCTGTGGCCGAGATCATCAGCGCTGTCCGCAAGGACGGCGACCGGGCGCTGGCGGACTATACGCGCCGTTTCGATCACTTCGACGTTGGCAAGGCTGGCGGGCTGGCTTTTACCGCCCAACAGATCGAAGACGCTTTCCAGCGCGTTGATCAAAAGACGCTGGACGCTTTGACGCTCGCGCGTGATCGCATCCGTTCACATCACGAACGGCAATTGCCGAAGAACGATCGATACACGGATGCCCTCGGTGTCGAACTGGGGAGCCGGTGGACGGCGGTCGAGGCCGTCGGACTCTATGTGCCGGGCGGTACGGCGTCCTATCCTTCGTCCGTTCTGATGAATGCGCTGCCGGCTGCCGTGGCAGGGGTGGAGCGGATCGCGATGGTCGTTCCGACGCCGGACGGGAAGGTCAATCCACTCGTTCTGGTGGCTGCGAAGCTGGCGGGGGTTCGGGAAATATACCGCGTGGGCGGTGCGCAGGCCGTGGCCGCCCTCGCTTATGGGACGGAAACGATCTCGCCTGTCGCGAAGATTGTCGGCCCCGGCAATGCCTATGTGGCGGCAGCGAAGCGCCGGGTTTTCGGTACCGTTGGGATCGACATGATCGCCGGCCCGTCGGAAGTTCTCGTTCTTGCCGACGCGAACAACAATCCGGACTGGATCGCGGCCGACCTTCTTGCTCAGGCCGAACATGACGAAGCCGCGCAATCCATTCTGGTGACGAATGACGAGGCCTTTGGCGACGCGGTTCGCGCAGCGGTCGAACGCCAGCTTCAGACCCTGCCTCGCGGCGAGATCGCCCGCGCCTCGTGGAATGATTTCGGTGCGATCATCACTGTCTCGGATTTCGACGAAGCCCTGCCGCTCGTCGACCGGATCGCCGCAGAGCACCTGGAACTCGCCTTCGAAGGCGCCGAGAGTTATGTCGAGCGCGTCCGCAATGCCGGTGCCATCTTTATCGGATCCTACACGCCGGAAGTGATCGGCGATTACGTGGGTGGCTCGAACCACGTGCTGCCGACGGCGCGATCCGCGCGCTTCTCCTCGGGTCTCGGCGTCCTCGATTACATGAAGCGGACGAGCCTTCTCAAATGCGGGCCGGAGCAGCTTCGCGCTCTGGGGCCCTCGGCTGTAGCGCTGGCCGAAGCGGAGGGGCTCGGGGCTCATGCCCGTTCGGTCTCGATACGGTTGAATCCGGGAGACGCCGATGGCTGA
- a CDS encoding Maf-like protein — protein sequence MSVLQKLILASGSPRRVELLQQAGIEPDALLPTDIDETPKRAEHPRSLAKRLAVQKAEAAYKTQRDVAAQQRSFLLAADTVVSVGQRILPKAEMVDEASAALRLLSGRSHRVHTGICLVTPKGHFRQKVVESRVRFKRLGGEELDAYLASGEWRGKAGGYAIQGLAGTFVVKLVGSYSNVVGLPLYETVSLLVGEGFHVHQSWLGQPGRV from the coding sequence ATGAGTGTCTTGCAGAAACTGATCCTCGCCTCCGGCTCGCCGCGGCGTGTAGAACTCTTACAGCAGGCCGGTATTGAACCGGACGCCTTGCTGCCGACCGATATTGATGAAACGCCGAAACGCGCCGAACATCCGCGCTCGCTCGCCAAAAGGCTGGCGGTGCAGAAAGCTGAAGCCGCGTATAAGACGCAGCGTGATGTCGCCGCACAGCAGCGTTCCTTCCTCCTGGCCGCCGACACCGTGGTTTCGGTCGGGCAGCGCATCTTGCCGAAGGCCGAGATGGTGGATGAAGCGTCCGCGGCCCTGCGGCTTCTGTCGGGGCGGAGCCATCGCGTTCACACCGGCATCTGCCTCGTCACGCCCAAAGGGCATTTTCGTCAAAAGGTTGTCGAAAGCCGCGTCCGCTTCAAGCGCCTCGGCGGCGAAGAACTGGATGCGTATCTGGCCAGCGGCGAATGGCGCGGAAAGGCTGGCGGTTACGCCATCCAGGGCCTCGCCGGGACATTTGTCGTCAAACTCGTCGGTAGCTATTCCAATGTGGTCGGCTTGCCGCTCTACGAGACCGTTTCTCTTCTCGTGGGCGAGGGCTTTCACGTGCACCAGTCTTGGCTCGGACAGCCCGGTCGCGTTTGA
- a CDS encoding SulP family inorganic anion transporter, whose product MRQPKILTTIRTYSWSQFVADLLAGITVAMVALPLSLAIAIASGADPGQGLVTAIVAGFFISLLGGSRVQIGGPTGAFIVVVYGVIADHGYDGLVLATFMAGFILLIAGYFRAGNLIAFIPEAVINGFTIGIGVIIATSQLKDFFGLTVGEVPADMVEKLPVLWSARETVVWPAFAIAVVTMVLIVVLRRAAPRFPGLLLAVAATSFAVAWFALPVDTLGSRFGELPSRLPVPALPELSWSRVSELFPSALVIAFLAGVESLLSAMVADRMIEGHHRPNAELTAQGVANIASSLFGGLPATGAIARTATNIKAGGRTPVAGLVHAAVILLVMLLIASWASYLAMPALAALLLITAWNMSEPHRWADYARGPRSETVLLVVTLVLTVLVDLTVAIGVGVSIGLAMRLSHRRSVESDWTPPDR is encoded by the coding sequence ATGCGCCAACCGAAAATCCTGACGACGATCCGAACCTATAGCTGGTCACAGTTTGTCGCCGATCTGCTGGCCGGTATCACGGTGGCGATGGTGGCGCTGCCGCTGAGCCTCGCCATTGCGATCGCTTCGGGCGCCGACCCCGGCCAGGGACTGGTCACAGCCATCGTTGCAGGATTCTTCATCTCGCTTCTCGGCGGAAGCCGCGTTCAGATCGGCGGGCCGACCGGGGCGTTTATCGTGGTGGTCTATGGCGTGATCGCCGACCACGGATATGACGGGCTGGTCCTGGCGACCTTCATGGCCGGCTTCATCCTGCTCATCGCCGGCTATTTTCGGGCGGGCAATCTGATCGCCTTCATTCCGGAAGCCGTCATCAACGGTTTTACCATCGGTATCGGGGTGATCATCGCGACCAGTCAGTTGAAGGACTTCTTCGGCCTGACCGTGGGCGAGGTGCCGGCGGATATGGTCGAAAAGCTGCCGGTCCTGTGGTCGGCGCGGGAGACGGTTGTCTGGCCAGCCTTCGCCATCGCTGTTGTCACGATGGTTCTGATCGTCGTGTTGCGGCGGGCGGCGCCGCGCTTTCCCGGTCTGCTTCTGGCCGTTGCCGCCACATCCTTTGCCGTTGCCTGGTTCGCCCTGCCGGTCGATACGCTGGGTTCCCGCTTCGGCGAACTTCCCAGTCGGCTTCCCGTGCCTGCCTTGCCGGAGTTATCCTGGTCTCGGGTGAGCGAACTCTTCCCTTCCGCTCTCGTCATCGCATTCCTGGCGGGGGTGGAATCTCTGTTGTCCGCGATGGTGGCCGACCGCATGATCGAGGGTCACCACCGGCCCAATGCGGAACTGACAGCGCAAGGGGTGGCCAACATTGCGTCGAGCCTGTTCGGTGGCCTTCCCGCTACCGGAGCGATCGCCAGAACCGCAACCAACATCAAGGCAGGAGGGCGGACGCCCGTTGCCGGGCTGGTTCACGCCGCGGTGATCCTGCTCGTCATGCTGCTGATCGCATCCTGGGCCAGCTATCTGGCTATGCCGGCTCTGGCTGCCCTTCTTCTCATTACCGCATGGAACATGAGCGAGCCGCACAGATGGGCCGATTACGCGCGCGGACCGCGCAGCGAGACCGTTCTGCTGGTGGTCACGCTCGTTTTGACGGTGCTGGTCGACCTCACCGTCGCCATCGGCGTCGGGGTCTCGATCGGCCTTGCCATGCGTCTTTCCCATCGCCGATCCGTCGAAAGCGACTGGACACCGCCCGATCGGTGA
- a CDS encoding GntR family transcriptional regulator, which yields MSDQSRLQSEQVRNGLEEDILLGRIQPGDYLSESRLADRFGVSRTPVREAIRSLAAAGLVTLRPRQRAVVRGLTVVEMLDQFECMAELEASCARLACRRRTSDDLEKMEAAQAECRRFAAQSDTERYYAANCVFHEAIYNAAGNAFLRKQTMALRDTLSFLRIAQGRLPGRLANSSAEHDGVLEAIKMRDERIAAEEMRAHLIFQGEGLRNMIHRNASGPLTSA from the coding sequence GTGTCAGATCAGAGTCGTCTCCAAAGCGAACAGGTAAGGAATGGTCTGGAGGAAGACATCCTGCTCGGGCGGATCCAGCCGGGCGATTATTTGTCCGAAAGCCGGCTTGCTGATCGCTTCGGCGTCTCCCGAACACCGGTACGTGAAGCGATCCGAAGCCTTGCCGCCGCGGGCCTTGTTACACTTCGCCCACGCCAACGCGCCGTTGTGCGCGGACTGACAGTCGTCGAGATGCTCGACCAATTCGAATGCATGGCCGAACTGGAGGCGTCCTGTGCCCGTCTGGCCTGCCGCCGACGGACGTCTGACGATCTCGAAAAGATGGAAGCCGCCCAGGCCGAATGCCGTCGCTTCGCGGCGCAGTCCGATACCGAGCGCTACTATGCGGCGAACTGCGTTTTCCATGAAGCGATCTACAATGCGGCTGGGAACGCATTTCTGCGAAAACAGACCATGGCGCTCCGCGATACGCTCTCGTTTCTTCGCATTGCCCAAGGGCGACTACCAGGCCGCCTTGCCAACTCCTCGGCCGAGCATGACGGCGTATTGGAAGCGATCAAGATGCGTGACGAGCGCATCGCCGCCGAAGAAATGCGCGCTCACCTGATCTTCCAGGGGGAAGGCCTGCGCAACATGATTCACCGGAACGCCTCAGGCCCGCTCACGTCGGCGTAG
- the yacG gene encoding DNA gyrase inhibitor YacG produces MPPDNVTPLRPARPCPECGRPSAREHFPFCSPRCKDVDLSRWLTGAYAIPVTEEEENVEETAERGD; encoded by the coding sequence GTGCCACCCGACAACGTTACGCCGCTTCGTCCGGCCCGGCCGTGCCCGGAATGCGGCCGCCCGAGCGCCCGCGAACATTTCCCCTTCTGCTCCCCGCGATGCAAGGATGTCGACCTGTCCCGATGGCTTACCGGCGCCTATGCGATTCCGGTGACGGAAGAGGAAGAAAATGTGGAGGAAACCGCCGAACGCGGCGATTAA
- a CDS encoding aldo/keto reductase, protein MKKRPLWPEGPSVSELCLGTMMFGDQTDEDEASEILDRYFTAGGNFVDTADMYSAGASEAMLGRLSSRLPEGTIIATKVGNRVGSDERSGGLSPDWIREAAARSLDRLERKQIDLYYLHLDDPSQDLAATIDALGELLADHRIRAWGFSNFPAWKIAELVRLADAAGVDRPVAAQPLYHMLNREAEAGFIPACRHFGMSVVSYSPLARGVLTGKYATDGAPPPGSRAGRGDKRILQTEFRPETLQQAAAAAEYARESGRNPAHLAIRWVLANDAVTSVLAGPRTVSQIEGYLEALKTRYDSADEEMLSSLCIPGKSAAPGAFDPKYPPDGRHLR, encoded by the coding sequence GTGAAAAAGCGTCCTCTCTGGCCTGAAGGGCCTTCAGTATCCGAACTTTGCCTCGGCACCATGATGTTTGGCGATCAGACCGATGAAGACGAAGCGTCCGAGATCCTCGATCGCTATTTCACCGCCGGGGGCAATTTCGTCGATACCGCCGACATGTATTCGGCCGGAGCCTCGGAAGCGATGCTCGGACGGCTCAGTAGCCGCCTCCCCGAAGGCACAATTATAGCGACGAAGGTCGGCAACCGTGTCGGCTCCGATGAGCGAAGCGGCGGCTTGTCCCCTGACTGGATACGCGAGGCCGCGGCGCGCTCTCTGGACCGGCTCGAACGCAAACAGATCGACCTCTACTATCTTCATCTGGATGATCCCTCTCAGGATCTCGCAGCGACGATCGATGCTCTCGGCGAACTGCTCGCCGACCACCGCATCCGGGCCTGGGGCTTCTCCAATTTTCCGGCTTGGAAAATTGCCGAGCTGGTGCGTCTAGCCGATGCTGCCGGCGTCGACCGGCCGGTCGCAGCGCAACCGCTCTACCATATGCTCAACCGCGAGGCGGAAGCCGGCTTCATCCCGGCATGCCGCCATTTCGGTATGTCCGTCGTGAGCTATTCACCACTGGCGCGCGGCGTGCTGACCGGCAAATATGCCACCGACGGCGCGCCGCCTCCAGGTTCGCGTGCAGGGCGCGGCGACAAACGAATCCTGCAAACCGAGTTTCGTCCAGAAACGCTTCAACAGGCTGCGGCAGCCGCCGAATACGCACGCGAGAGCGGCCGAAATCCGGCTCATCTCGCCATCCGCTGGGTTCTGGCGAATGATGCGGTAACGTCCGTGCTCGCAGGACCGAGAACGGTCTCCCAGATCGAGGGCTATCTCGAGGCGCTGAAAACCCGCTATGACAGCGCCGATGAAGAGATGCTGAGCAGCCTCTGCATCCCCGGCAAGAGCGCCGCGCCCGGTGCCTTCGACCCGAAATATCCGCCCGATGGAAGGCATCTGCGATGA
- a CDS encoding DUF2948 family protein: MDALKLAALDIDDLVILSAHTQDALVKPVEASYDRRTRTFLLPLRRYAWEKKRRFLGRGERRLSALSVSGVTAVRSTGIDRSAEEAVLNLLALRFTPSDAQDDPGGAIELTFSGDATIALEVECLELRLADLGAAWQTENRPAHEL, translated from the coding sequence ATGGACGCGCTGAAACTTGCCGCTCTCGACATAGACGATCTCGTCATCCTTTCTGCCCATACGCAGGATGCGCTCGTCAAACCGGTCGAGGCATCCTACGACCGTAGAACACGTACGTTTCTACTGCCTCTGCGGCGCTATGCCTGGGAAAAGAAACGCCGGTTCCTCGGTCGGGGCGAACGGCGCCTTTCGGCACTTTCGGTTTCGGGTGTCACGGCCGTCCGCTCAACCGGCATCGATCGATCCGCTGAAGAGGCCGTGCTCAATCTTCTGGCGCTCCGCTTTACCCCCTCAGACGCGCAGGACGATCCGGGCGGCGCGATCGAACTGACATTCTCCGGTGACGCAACGATCGCCCTAGAGGTGGAGTGTCTGGAACTGCGGCTTGCCGATCTCGGCGCGGCATGGCAGACGGAGAACCGTCCCGCTCACGAACTTTAG
- a CDS encoding TRAP transporter small permease subunit produces the protein MSTLRRASGAFSFGLFVVCAAGVMFMALAVTYEVMARYLLGSPTIWVSELSSYTLVATAFLGAAWTLRVGGHIRMDLIGETGGRAGRRFSDICMFVVAAIVAVVLLWTGWQMALASFRFGWRASTLLATPLWIPQALIPLSCIALLLESLVGLADTISGRRYESEERA, from the coding sequence ATGAGCACTCTACGGCGTGCTAGCGGAGCCTTTAGTTTCGGCTTGTTTGTGGTGTGCGCAGCGGGCGTCATGTTCATGGCCCTGGCCGTCACCTACGAGGTGATGGCGCGTTATCTGCTCGGCAGTCCGACAATCTGGGTTTCCGAGCTGTCGAGTTACACGCTCGTCGCGACAGCCTTTCTCGGCGCAGCCTGGACCTTGCGGGTGGGCGGCCACATCCGCATGGATCTTATCGGCGAGACGGGAGGCCGTGCTGGCCGCCGTTTCTCGGATATCTGCATGTTCGTGGTCGCCGCGATCGTCGCGGTCGTCCTTCTATGGACCGGCTGGCAGATGGCTCTGGCGTCCTTCCGCTTCGGCTGGCGGGCATCCACCCTTCTCGCAACACCGCTCTGGATACCCCAGGCGCTGATCCCTTTGAGCTGCATAGCGCTCCTTTTGGAGTCGCTGGTCGGACTGGCTGATACGATCAGCGGTCGGCGCTATGAAAGCGAGGAACGGGCATGA
- a CDS encoding TRAP transporter large permease codes for MILGFVFLAILLFAIVIGVPVAFALAGTTLLGLLMTGGLSSISAMSNIAWGTTSEFVLTAIPLFVLMSEIIGATGIGKDLFAAVERWLGRIGGGQAIAAIVASAVFGAVSGTAVGVAAVIGAVAVPEMLKRNYPKTVAAGSVAGASPLGMIIPPSLPLIIYGVVTETPIASLFLAGILPGILITLLCCILVSFMVRKSDKDTISASHVGRLESLVLCLPVLILVALVIGSIYLGIATPTEAAGVGAIGAFIIAGVQRRLTLQNVKAVLLSTARTSAMLLFVLMGAMLFGYLLGVTQMPQELTAFVVGMDVSPWVVFALIMIAYFVLGMFLEVTSIILITMPVIFPTVLALGFDPIWFAIVLMVNMSLAVVTPPVGLCLYVVNACSPEISLGDVIRGTAPLMAMYIVVLVALCVFPQLIVY; via the coding sequence ATGATCCTCGGTTTCGTTTTTCTGGCGATCCTGCTTTTCGCCATCGTGATCGGTGTGCCCGTCGCGTTCGCGCTTGCCGGAACCACCCTTCTGGGCCTTCTCATGACAGGCGGATTGTCGTCGATCAGCGCGATGTCGAACATTGCATGGGGGACCACCTCCGAATTCGTGCTGACGGCCATCCCTCTCTTTGTCCTCATGAGCGAGATCATCGGCGCCACCGGCATCGGCAAGGATCTCTTTGCGGCCGTCGAGCGCTGGCTCGGTCGCATCGGGGGCGGACAAGCCATAGCAGCTATCGTCGCGAGCGCGGTCTTTGGCGCGGTGAGCGGCACGGCGGTCGGCGTGGCGGCGGTGATCGGCGCGGTTGCCGTGCCGGAGATGCTGAAGCGCAATTACCCCAAGACAGTGGCGGCAGGATCGGTTGCAGGCGCCAGCCCGCTCGGCATGATCATTCCGCCGAGCCTTCCCCTTATCATCTACGGCGTCGTGACCGAGACACCCATTGCTTCGCTGTTTCTGGCCGGTATCCTGCCCGGCATCCTCATTACACTCCTCTGCTGCATCCTTGTCAGCTTCATGGTTCGAAAGTCAGACAAAGACACCATTTCGGCCAGTCACGTCGGACGGCTTGAATCACTCGTTCTTTGTCTGCCGGTTCTCATTCTCGTCGCTCTCGTGATCGGTTCGATCTATCTCGGCATCGCAACCCCGACGGAGGCGGCCGGCGTCGGAGCCATAGGCGCCTTCATCATCGCAGGCGTACAGCGCAGGCTGACACTTCAGAACGTCAAGGCCGTCCTCCTTTCGACCGCCCGGACCAGCGCCATGCTGCTCTTCGTTCTGATGGGGGCGATGCTGTTCGGCTACCTGCTCGGCGTCACGCAGATGCCTCAGGAACTGACAGCTTTCGTCGTTGGGATGGACGTTTCGCCCTGGGTCGTCTTCGCGCTGATCATGATCGCCTACTTCGTCCTCGGCATGTTCCTGGAAGTCACGTCGATCATTCTGATCACCATGCCGGTGATCTTTCCAACCGTTCTTGCACTCGGGTTCGACCCGATCTGGTTCGCCATCGTCCTGATGGTGAATATGAGCCTTGCCGTCGTCACGCCGCCGGTCGGTCTCTGCCTCTACGTGGTGAACGCCTGCTCACCGGAGATTTCGCTTGGCGATGTCATCCGGGGGACTGCGCCGCTGATGGCGATGTACATCGTCGTCCTCGTGGCGCTTTGCGTGTTTCCGCAACTGATTGTCTACTAA
- a CDS encoding TRAP transporter substrate-binding protein, with protein MLKVLTALAVIIGGTSVVSAQDLKLGHYFATEDFRGKTAQYFADQLQEIDEDITVNVFPNESLVKGREALQATSQGVVDIYSVYAGYLSGQVPLINVFSLPFPPESYDDAAMYEMALDPEVVSILDKTFAQFGVKYLGVINSSGPAQLFLSSPVESVSGISGLKLRGAGGLSDEALRELGASVVLLSAAEQFLALQTGTVDGISTTWSSYINYGLADVAPTYLAATVVRAPYLLLMNAAKYDSLSDEQKQSVDEAVRRTVEWSRENFEEEQSSLLEKVKTQAETVVEVSAEEQASLREQMQPIYKSYTDDNGEDAQKLMDIWQKVTNSEK; from the coding sequence ATGCTGAAAGTTCTAACCGCGCTTGCCGTGATTATCGGCGGGACAAGCGTCGTCTCGGCGCAAGACCTGAAACTCGGACACTATTTCGCGACGGAAGATTTCCGGGGCAAGACGGCGCAGTATTTCGCCGATCAGCTTCAGGAAATCGATGAGGACATTACGGTCAACGTATTTCCGAACGAGTCGCTCGTGAAAGGCCGCGAGGCTCTTCAGGCCACATCGCAGGGCGTCGTGGACATCTATTCGGTCTATGCCGGATATCTTTCCGGCCAGGTGCCGCTGATCAACGTCTTCTCGCTGCCATTTCCGCCGGAATCCTATGATGACGCCGCCATGTACGAGATGGCGTTGGACCCCGAAGTCGTCTCCATCCTCGACAAGACGTTCGCGCAGTTCGGCGTGAAATATCTCGGTGTCATCAATTCCTCCGGTCCGGCTCAGCTCTTCTTGAGCAGTCCCGTCGAATCTGTCTCCGGCATTTCCGGTCTGAAGCTCCGCGGTGCCGGCGGTCTGTCTGACGAGGCGCTCCGGGAGCTTGGGGCGTCGGTGGTTCTGCTCAGCGCCGCCGAGCAGTTCCTCGCACTCCAGACCGGCACGGTCGATGGCATTTCCACGACCTGGTCGTCCTACATCAACTATGGCCTGGCCGATGTGGCACCGACCTATCTCGCCGCGACGGTTGTTCGCGCCCCTTACCTGCTGCTGATGAATGCGGCGAAATACGACTCCCTCAGCGACGAACAGAAGCAGAGCGTCGACGAAGCCGTCCGCCGCACGGTGGAATGGTCGCGCGAAAATTTCGAAGAAGAGCAGAGCTCGCTTCTGGAGAAGGTGAAAACCCAGGCCGAGACAGTTGTCGAGGTAAGCGCTGAAGAGCAGGCTTCGCTGCGCGAGCAGATGCAGCCGATTTATAAGAGCTACACCGACGATAATGGCGAAGACGCACAGAAGCTGATGGATATCTGGCAGAAGGTGACCAACAGCGAAAAGTGA
- the infA gene encoding translation initiation factor IF-1 has protein sequence MAKEEVLEFPGVVTELLPNAMFRVKLENDHEIIAHTAGRMRKNRIRVLTGDKVLVEMTPYDLTKGRITYRFK, from the coding sequence ATGGCCAAAGAAGAAGTCCTCGAATTTCCCGGTGTCGTGACGGAGTTGCTCCCAAACGCCATGTTCCGGGTGAAATTGGAAAACGATCACGAGATCATTGCTCACACGGCGGGCCGCATGCGCAAAAACCGCATCCGTGTGCTGACGGGCGACAAGGTTCTTGTCGAGATGACGCCCTATGATCTGACGAAGGGCCGGATCACCTATCGCTTCAAGTAA
- a CDS encoding UPF0262 family protein, with protein MAEQPKNRLIDVVLDESIGRSTPDVEHEREVAIFDLIEENSFHPVGDDEGGPYRLRLGVRDNKLVFAISREDGEQVVTNILSLTPFRRIVKEYFMICESYYEAIRSASSAQIEAIDMGRRGLHNEGSQTLQDRLAGKIDVDFDTARRLFTLVCVLHWRG; from the coding sequence ATGGCTGAACAGCCGAAAAACCGGCTGATCGATGTGGTGCTGGACGAATCGATCGGCCGCTCCACACCCGATGTGGAGCATGAGCGCGAAGTCGCAATCTTCGATCTGATCGAGGAGAACAGCTTTCACCCGGTCGGCGACGATGAGGGCGGCCCATATCGACTGCGCCTGGGCGTCCGCGACAACAAACTGGTCTTCGCCATCTCCAGGGAAGATGGCGAGCAGGTTGTGACCAATATACTCTCCCTGACGCCGTTCCGCCGGATCGTGAAGGAGTACTTCATGATCTGCGAAAGTTATTATGAAGCGATCCGCAGCGCTTCCTCTGCACAGATCGAGGCCATTGATATGGGGCGTCGGGGGCTCCATAATGAAGGCAGTCAAACCTTGCAGGATCGTCTCGCCGGAAAGATCGATGTCGATTTCGATACGGCGCGGCGTCTATTCACCCTTGTTTGCGTTCTGCACTGGCGTGGTTAA
- a CDS encoding sensor domain-containing diguanylate cyclase, whose product MWIEDFSGVKLLFDHWRSEGVEDLRAWLKEDVSRVIECSSAIRVLRVNRRTLELFEAENHEDLVANLDRVFRDDMLTTHIEELAQLFEGKREFSSNAVNYTLTGRRLDIQLRGSIMPGHEETMDRLLLTTEDVTEREAARRREEEQRRYAEGIFEHSPVSLWVEDFSGIKMLLDGVRERGITDFCVFTDVHPEFVRQCMSEIRVLAVNNATLELFGAPDRQSLLQNQQEIFRGDMEKHFREQLVELWNGNLVHSREVLNYALDGTERHVLLQLAVLPGHENDWNLVQVSLTDITARKKAEAYLEYLGKHDVLTRLHNRAFYTEELNRLDRKPLRPVAAIIIDLNGLKETNDSLGHEAGDGVLRRLGEVLNEAVVAPNCAARIGGDEFAILMPGGDWMKVATMTENIEKLLKINNKFYSSTPISISIGAAVSEEGDSMEAVVGRADLLMYARKQEYYASKRKKDLGNSSAA is encoded by the coding sequence ATGTGGATCGAGGATTTCAGCGGTGTGAAACTGTTGTTCGATCACTGGCGCTCCGAGGGAGTTGAAGATCTCCGCGCCTGGTTGAAGGAAGACGTTTCCCGGGTGATCGAATGTTCCAGCGCGATCCGCGTATTGCGGGTGAACCGCAGAACGCTGGAGCTATTCGAGGCGGAGAACCATGAAGATCTGGTCGCAAATCTTGATCGCGTTTTCCGTGATGACATGCTGACCACCCATATTGAGGAACTGGCGCAGCTCTTTGAAGGCAAGCGGGAATTTTCAAGCAATGCCGTCAATTACACACTGACCGGCCGTCGCCTCGACATCCAGTTGCGCGGCTCGATCATGCCCGGACACGAAGAGACAATGGACCGGCTTCTCTTGACGACGGAGGACGTGACCGAGCGCGAGGCGGCGCGCCGGCGCGAGGAAGAGCAGCGCCGTTACGCGGAAGGGATCTTCGAGCATTCCCCGGTATCGCTGTGGGTCGAAGATTTCAGCGGGATAAAGATGCTTCTGGACGGCGTCCGGGAAAGAGGAATCACCGATTTTTGCGTCTTTACCGACGTTCATCCGGAATTCGTGCGCCAGTGCATGAGCGAGATCCGCGTCCTGGCAGTCAACAACGCGACGCTCGAACTGTTCGGTGCGCCTGATCGCCAGAGCCTGCTTCAGAACCAGCAGGAGATCTTTCGCGGCGACATGGAGAAGCACTTCCGTGAGCAGCTTGTCGAACTCTGGAACGGCAATCTGGTCCACAGCCGGGAAGTGTTGAACTATGCGCTTGACGGCACCGAGCGCCACGTCCTGCTGCAGCTTGCCGTGTTACCCGGCCATGAGAACGATTGGAATCTCGTTCAGGTCTCGCTGACAGACATTACCGCGCGCAAGAAGGCGGAAGCCTATCTTGAATATCTCGGCAAGCACGACGTGCTGACGCGACTGCACAATCGCGCCTTCTATACGGAAGAACTGAACCGGCTTGATAGGAAGCCGTTGAGGCCGGTCGCTGCCATCATCATCGATTTGAACGGGCTGAAGGAAACCAATGACAGCCTCGGACACGAGGCCGGCGACGGCGTACTGCGCCGGCTGGGGGAGGTTCTCAACGAAGCCGTCGTTGCGCCCAACTGCGCTGCCAGGATCGGTGGCGACGAGTTTGCCATTCTCATGCCGGGAGGCGACTGGATGAAGGTCGCCACGATGACGGAAAACATCGAGAAGCTACTGAAGATCAACAACAAGTTCTATTCTTCCACACCGATCTCAATATCGATTGGCGCTGCCGTTAGCGAGGAGGGCGACAGCATGGAGGCCGTGGTCGGTCGCGCTGACCTCCTGATGTACGCCCGCAAACAGGAATATTACGCCTCCAAACGGAAAAAGGACCTCGGCAATTCCAGCGCTGCCTGA